AGCTCGACCGTGGTGCGGGTCATGGGCGTGGTGGGGTGGGTGGGCAGCACGTACAGCGCGTTGATCCACGCCAGCAGCAGGACCCCGGCGTATACCGGCGGCGCGGCGACGAACAGCCCCGCCTGCCAGCGCCGGGGCCCGAACAGCGCGAGCAGGTCGAACAGCACCACCAGCGTCAGCAGCGCCATGTAGATGTGCGGCGCGATCCGCAGGACCACGAGAATCCAGATGGTCAGGGAGGACGCGACCAGCGGCACCCACAGCAGGAACCTGGGCACGTCGGTATGGCGGAAGGCGGCGTTCAGGGCAGGCATGGGCGGGGCGGAGCCGAACAGGGGAGGGGCGCGGTGGACCGGCGGGAAGGACAGTCTGGATGGGGCGTCCTGACCACTTTGGCACAGACCTGCCCGGCCCGCTTCCTCAAGAGCGGCGCCGCCCTGCGCCCGGACGGCGAGGGGGCGGCGCCCGCAGGGGACCTACTTCTTTTGCAGCGTGGCGACGTAGGCCTTCAGGGCGTCGGCGTCGCGGCCTGACCTGAAAGGATTGAAGTTGGCGGGGTCGAACTGCCCCATGCGCCCGCCCTGGCCCTGTCCAGCCTGGCTCCCCTGTCCAGCCTGGCGCGGGCCGCCCTGCCCGAAGGCCGCGCTGCCGGGTATGCCGGGCAGGCGGGGCAGGCCCTGAGCCTGCGCGCCCTGCCGCTGGCCCCCCTGGGTCCGTCTCGCCTCACGGGCCTCCTCGGCCTTGAGGTGCAGGCTGTCCAGGGCCGTGAGCTGGCGGTCGTTCAGGAGCTTGTCCTCGATCTGCGCGAGGTACTTCCTGGCGTCGGCGGCCGTGACCGCGCGGGCCTTCTGGAGGGTGGCGATGATGGGCAGGAGCTGTTTGGCCTGCGCGCCCGTCAGCGCGGTCGCCTTGTTCTTTTCCAGTTCGGGCAGCAGGCGCAGGTCCTGCGCGAGGTCCATCACCGGCTGCATCTGGGCCATGCGGGCGCGCATCTCGGGGCTCAGGGCGCGTCCGGCCGCCTGGCCCTGGCCGCCCGGGGTCTGGCCGCTCTGGGCCGTGGCGGTGGCGAGCAGGGCGAGGACGATGGGGGCAAAGAAGTTGATCCTGGTCATCTGAACACTCCTGAAGCGGGAAAGAGGTCGTGGAAGAATAGGCCCGGTCTGCCGCGCCTATTCGTAGCGCAGACTGTCCACGGGGTCGAGTCGGGCGGCGCGGGCGGCCGGGTAGTACCCGAAGAACACGCCGACCAGGGCGCTGAACACGAAGGCCACCACGATGGGCGCGGCGCTGAACACCGGGGCGATGCCGAAAAACTGCCCTGCGTAGGCCGCCCCCACCCCCAGCACCAGCCCCAGCACACCGCCGCCGATGGAGAGCAGCGAGGCCTCGACCAGAAACTGCGTGAGGATGTCGCGCGGCTTGGCCCCCAGCGCCTTGCGCACGCCGATCTCGCGGGTGCGCTCGGTGACCGACACGAGCATGATGTTCATGATCCCGATGCCGCCCACCAGCAGGCTGATGCCCGCGATGGCGCCCACCAGCAGGGTCAGGGTGCCGGTCACGCTGCTCAGGCTCGCCAGGGCGTCGGCCTGGTTCTGCACCTGGAAGTCGAGGTTGTCGGGATCGGTCTGCTTGTGGCGCGTGCTCATCAGCTCGGTCACGTCGTCTTGCAGGGCCGTGAGGTCGCCGGCGCTCGCCGCCTGGAGGTAGACGTTACTGACCGTGGGCTGCCCCGAGGCGCTGTTGGTGCGCGCGAAACGCTGGGTGTAGGTGCTCAGCGGCACGAGCACCTGGCTGTTGGCGTTGCCGAAGCCGCTGTTGCCCTTGTCGGGCAGCACGCCGATCACCGTGAAGCTCACGCTGCCCAGGCGCAGGCTCTGGCCGACCACGTCCGCCGCCGACGTGTCCTCGCCGAACAGGTCGGTGACCACCTGCGCGCCGATCACGGCCACGCGCCGGCGGTTCGACACGTCGGCGTCGGTGAAGTACGCGCCGGCCGACACGGGGCTGTTGCGCACCGTCTCGTAGGCGGGCCAGGTGCCCAGCACCGTGACCTGGGCGTTGCTCGTGCCCTCCTTGGCCTGCACGCTGCTCTGCGAGGTGGGGGCCACCCCGGCCACGCGGTCCCCGAAGGCGGTGCTCAGGGCCTCGGCGTCCTTGACGGTCACGGTCGAGCGTGGGCCGCCGCGCACCAGGCTGCCGCCGCCCCCGCCCCGCGCGCTCTGCACGGTCAGGAGATTGGTGCCCAGCGACTGGAGGTTACGCGTGACGCCCGCCGTGCTGCCCTGCCCGATGGCGGTCAGCGCCACCACCGCCGCCACCCCGATGATCACGCCCAGCGCCGTGAGGACCGAGCGCAGCGGCGTGCCGACAATCGCGCGCCACGCGACCGTGAAGGCGCCGCCCAGCCCCAGCCCGCCCCCGCGCCGCGCGGGCCGCCCCTGGGCCGCCGCCTCGGCTTCGGGGTGTGGGACGAGGGCGGTCACGTGGCGCCTCCCTGCGGGGCCGCGCGCAGCCCGGCACGCGGGGTCTGGCAGAGGTCGGACTCGATCAGGCCGTCGCGCACGCGGATCACGCGCCCCGCATAGGCCCCGATGTCCGGCTCGTGCGTCACGATGACCACGGTGGTGCCCTCGGCGTGCAGGGCGCTGAACAGGTCCATGACCTCCTCGCTCGTGCGGGTGTCGAGGTTGCCGGTCGGCTCGTCGGCCAGCAGCAGCCGGGGCCGCCCGGCCAGGGCGCGGGCCACCGCCACGCGCTGCTTCTGGCCCCCGCTGATCTGCGAGGGCAGGTGGCCCGCCTTGCTCTCCAGGCCCACCCGCGCGAGCATCTCCAGCGCCCGCGCCCGCCGCTCGCGGGCCGGCACCCCGGCGTAGGTCAGGGGCACCTCCACGTTTTCCAGCAGGCTCAGGCGCGGCAGCAGATGAAAGGCCTGGAACACGAAGCCGATCTCGATGTTGCGGGCCTCGGCGCGCTCGTTCTCGCTCAGGGTGGTCACGTCGCGCCCGCCCAGGAAATACGCCCCCTCGCTGGGACGGTCGAGCAACCCGATCACCTGCATCAGCGTCGTCTTGCCCGAGCCCGAAGGCCCCATCAAGGCGACCATCTCGCCCTGGCCGATCTGCACGTCCACGCCCTTCAGGGCCTCGAAGACCACGTCGCCCTGTTCGTACACCTTGCGCACACCGCGCAGGTCCACGACTGCGCCCGCCGCGGCGCTGGTCACGGCAGGCCCCCGCCGAAGCCCCCGCCGGGAGGGCCGCCCTGCGACTGGCGGGTGTTGCCACTCGTGCCCGACGAGGCGCGGCGCGCGCTGCCCGGCACGATCACCTCCTGCCCGGATTCCAGCCCGCCGGTAATGACCGTGTTCGTGCCGTCGGTGGCGCCGGTCTGCACACGCACGCGCTCGGGCTCGGCGCCGTCCTTGGCGGGCACCTCCACGTAGCTGCGGCTGCGCACCGTCTGGATGGCCTTGCTGGGTATGAGCAGCCCCCGGTCCTCGCTCTGGATGATCTCGGCCTCGGCGGTCATACCGCTGCGCAGCCTGTGGTCGGCGTTGGGCAGCTCGACCGTCGCCGTGAACACGCTGATGCCGCTCGACTGCGTGGCCCCCGGCGAGACGCGTGTCACCTTGCCGGTGAAGGT
The genomic region above belongs to Deinococcus gobiensis I-0 and contains:
- a CDS encoding ABC transporter permease, with product MGLGGAFTVAWRAIVGTPLRSVLTALGVIIGVAAVVALTAIGQGSTAGVTRNLQSLGTNLLTVQSARGGGGGSLVRGGPRSTVTVKDAEALSTAFGDRVAGVAPTSQSSVQAKEGTSNAQVTVLGTWPAYETVRNSPVSAGAYFTDADVSNRRRVAVIGAQVVTDLFGEDTSAADVVGQSLRLGSVSFTVIGVLPDKGNSGFGNANSQVLVPLSTYTQRFARTNSASGQPTVSNVYLQAASAGDLTALQDDVTELMSTRHKQTDPDNLDFQVQNQADALASLSSVTGTLTLLVGAIAGISLLVGGIGIMNIMLVSVTERTREIGVRKALGAKPRDILTQFLVEASLLSIGGGVLGLVLGVGAAYAGQFFGIAPVFSAAPIVVAFVFSALVGVFFGYYPAARAARLDPVDSLRYE
- a CDS encoding ABC transporter ATP-binding protein; this translates as MTSAAAGAVVDLRGVRKVYEQGDVVFEALKGVDVQIGQGEMVALMGPSGSGKTTLMQVIGLLDRPSEGAYFLGGRDVTTLSENERAEARNIEIGFVFQAFHLLPRLSLLENVEVPLTYAGVPARERRARALEMLARVGLESKAGHLPSQISGGQKQRVAVARALAGRPRLLLADEPTGNLDTRTSEEVMDLFSALHAEGTTVVIVTHEPDIGAYAGRVIRVRDGLIESDLCQTPRAGLRAAPQGGAT